The following proteins are co-located in the Streptomyces asiaticus genome:
- a CDS encoding DedA family protein: MHLMTLALPQEPSDGIAGWAADLVDAMGGPGAGLAIALENLFPPLPSEVILPLTGFAAGQGVISLASALFWTTLGSVVGALVLYGIGMLVGRRRMHAIWAKLPLVKTSDLDRTGQWFERHGTKAVFIGRMVPIFRSLISIPAGVERMPLPVLGGVHTLLRIHRGQEPFLAAMAVGGRLDEPAGLHKHAFYLSAEDSAVRS; the protein is encoded by the coding sequence ATGCACTTGATGACCCTGGCCCTGCCCCAGGAGCCCTCGGACGGCATCGCCGGCTGGGCCGCGGACCTCGTGGACGCGATGGGCGGTCCGGGAGCCGGTCTGGCCATCGCGCTGGAGAACCTCTTCCCGCCGCTGCCCAGCGAGGTGATCCTGCCCCTGACCGGGTTCGCGGCCGGTCAGGGTGTGATCAGCCTGGCCTCGGCGCTGTTCTGGACCACACTCGGCTCGGTGGTGGGCGCGCTGGTGCTGTACGGGATCGGCATGCTCGTCGGCCGTCGGCGCATGCACGCCATCTGGGCGAAGCTGCCGCTGGTGAAGACGTCCGATCTGGACCGTACGGGGCAATGGTTCGAGAGGCACGGCACCAAGGCGGTGTTCATCGGCCGCATGGTGCCGATCTTCCGTAGCCTCATCTCCATTCCGGCCGGGGTCGAGCGCATGCCGCTGCCGGTGCTCGGTGGCGTCCACACCCTCCTCCGGATCCATCGCGGTCAGGAGCCGTTCCTCGCTGCGATGGCGGTCGGCGGCCGACTTGACGAGCCGGCCGGCCTCCATAAGCATGCGTTCTATCTCTCCGCTGAAGACTCCGCCGTTCGTTCTTAA